A genomic stretch from Frigoribacterium sp. PvP032 includes:
- a CDS encoding alpha/beta hydrolase: MPTFSAARGDHTFVDAHGVTVHWYVWRAADPRGSVQLMHGVGEHALRYEELAQELVRAGWTVYADDHLGHGATGLGQYGGDHTKLGRLGPSGLRGAVEAVVQFTGIIRDDAPGLPLVALGHSWGSLMLQKIVDERASLYDAVVLSGTAYRVPGSMNGGDLNARHAHLGTTGFEWLSRDPAVAAEMAADPLAVDAKVATLFGWRDALRLLGRPARHLDADVPLLIQVGSDDPLGGEVSARKLATAYATRSGLTDVELVVYDGARHEVFKETNRAQVFADLVAWLDARLPRPRP, translated from the coding sequence GTGCCCACCTTCTCCGCCGCCCGAGGCGACCACACGTTCGTCGACGCGCACGGCGTCACCGTCCACTGGTACGTCTGGCGGGCGGCCGACCCGCGCGGCTCCGTGCAGCTGATGCACGGCGTCGGCGAGCACGCGCTCCGCTACGAGGAGCTGGCGCAGGAGCTCGTCCGCGCCGGCTGGACGGTCTACGCCGACGACCACCTCGGCCACGGCGCGACCGGTCTCGGCCAGTACGGAGGCGACCACACGAAGCTCGGCCGGCTCGGCCCGTCGGGGCTGCGGGGGGCGGTGGAGGCGGTCGTCCAGTTCACCGGCATCATCCGCGACGACGCCCCCGGCCTGCCCCTCGTGGCGCTCGGCCACTCGTGGGGGTCCTTGATGCTGCAGAAGATCGTCGACGAGCGCGCCTCGCTCTACGACGCCGTCGTGCTCAGCGGGACCGCGTACCGGGTGCCCGGCAGCATGAACGGCGGCGACCTCAACGCCCGGCACGCGCACCTCGGCACGACCGGCTTCGAGTGGCTGAGCCGCGACCCGGCCGTCGCCGCCGAGATGGCCGCCGACCCGCTCGCCGTCGACGCCAAGGTCGCGACCCTGTTCGGCTGGCGGGACGCGCTGAGGCTGCTCGGGCGTCCGGCGAGGCACCTCGACGCCGACGTGCCGCTGCTGATCCAAGTCGGGAGCGACGACCCGCTCGGCGGCGAGGTGAGCGCCCGCAAGCTCGCCACGGCGTACGCGACGCGCTCGGGCCTCACCGACGTCGAGCTCGTCGTCTACGACGGCGCCCGGCACGAGGTGTTCAAGGAGACGAACCGGGCCCAGGTCTTCGCCGACCTCGTCGCGTGGCTCGACGCCCGCCTCCCGCGCCCCCGCCCCTGA
- a CDS encoding PepSY domain-containing protein, producing MKNVLKSKKSLLIAGGVVGVLVLGGGGVAVASTLDDRVGGAANDRAQEAALAETGGGTVTDVDRLDDGLPGYEVDVVLPDGRESTVLLGDDFSVSSSRIDDDRDDRSDRSGSDDRDSRYSRDDDDLSDDSTSTPGASSTPGSASTSGADDDDLVGADFDQAAAAAIAAAGGGTVTDADRSDDGTTAYEVDVRLDDGTEVDVDLDASFGVLRTDVDDRR from the coding sequence GTGAAGAACGTCCTGAAGAGCAAGAAGTCCCTCCTCATCGCCGGCGGCGTCGTCGGGGTCCTCGTGCTCGGCGGCGGAGGCGTGGCCGTCGCGTCGACCCTCGACGACCGGGTCGGCGGCGCGGCGAACGACCGTGCGCAGGAGGCGGCGCTCGCCGAGACCGGCGGAGGCACCGTCACCGACGTCGACCGTCTCGACGACGGCCTGCCCGGCTACGAGGTCGACGTCGTGCTGCCCGACGGCCGCGAGAGCACGGTGCTGCTGGGCGACGACTTCAGCGTCTCGTCGTCGCGGATCGACGACGACCGCGACGACCGCAGCGACCGCTCGGGCAGCGACGACCGCGACAGCCGCTACAGCCGTGACGACGACGACCTCTCCGACGACTCGACGTCGACGCCGGGCGCCTCGAGCACGCCCGGCTCGGCCAGCACCTCCGGCGCCGACGACGACGACCTCGTCGGAGCCGACTTCGACCAGGCGGCCGCCGCCGCGATCGCCGCTGCCGGCGGAGGCACCGTGACCGACGCCGACCGCAGCGACGACGGCACCACGGCGTACGAGGTCGACGTGCGCCTCGACGACGGGACCGAGGTCGACGTCGACCTCGACGCCTCCTTCGGGGTGCTGCGCACCGACGTCGACGACCGCCGCTGA
- a CDS encoding MarR family winged helix-turn-helix transcriptional regulator has product MTETAAPTPAAPARRTVPHAQLASDVRGSVLRLARRMRQQKADVDVSDAQMAALGYVFQEQPLTIGALTEHEGVTPPSMNRTVGKLVDAGLLSRRVDDDDRRRVVLETTEAGAAFVFETRRRRDEWLVPRLAALTADERRTLADATEILRKLNRS; this is encoded by the coding sequence ATGACCGAGACTGCAGCCCCCACACCCGCAGCACCCGCACGCCGCACCGTCCCGCACGCCCAGCTCGCGAGCGACGTGCGCGGCTCCGTGCTGCGCCTCGCCCGCCGGATGCGTCAGCAGAAGGCCGACGTCGACGTCTCCGACGCGCAGATGGCCGCGCTCGGCTACGTGTTCCAGGAGCAGCCCCTCACCATCGGCGCCCTGACCGAGCACGAGGGCGTCACTCCCCCGTCGATGAACCGCACGGTCGGCAAGCTCGTGGACGCCGGCCTGCTCAGCCGCCGGGTCGACGACGACGACCGTCGCCGGGTGGTGCTCGAGACGACGGAGGCGGGTGCCGCGTTCGTGTTCGAGACCCGACGCCGCCGCGACGAGTGGCTGGTGCCGCGGCTGGCCGCGCTGACCGCCGACGAGCGCCGCACCCTGGCCGACGCGACCGAGATCCTCCGGAAGCTGAACCGCTCGTGA
- a CDS encoding GNAT family N-acetyltransferase, producing the protein MSTAVENRPEQAQYVLLEDGRTIGLAAYEIVGDEIRFTHTEIEPARRGAGLGAQLVQGALDDVRSETSLRVVPMCPFVVDWVDDHVDYQELLTR; encoded by the coding sequence ATGAGCACCGCAGTCGAGAACCGTCCCGAGCAGGCCCAGTACGTCCTCCTCGAGGACGGCCGCACCATCGGGCTCGCCGCCTACGAGATCGTCGGCGACGAGATCCGCTTCACGCACACCGAGATCGAGCCTGCCCGCCGCGGCGCAGGCCTCGGAGCCCAGCTCGTGCAGGGCGCGCTCGACGACGTCCGCTCGGAGACGTCGCTGCGCGTGGTGCCGATGTGCCCGTTCGTCGTCGACTGGGTCGACGACCACGTCGACTACCAGGAGCTGCTGACGCGCTGA
- a CDS encoding class II fructose-bisphosphate aldolase codes for MTRAAREGGWAVPAVNVFDEISMRAVLAAAERTSSPLIVQISTKTVRTAGCAFITDLFAALARDVTVPVALHLDHCPDRAVLTEVIGAGWSSVLFDASDRDLDDAVRETHEVTAEAHAAGVDVESEIENILGVEDGVGSDESQHAYSVEQLAEIAESTGSDLLAPQLGTSHGLYKAHPQLLPERAAELAALTDRPIVLHGGTGLSEADFRSFIDAGVSKINISTAVKHAYMQASLAHLEMARAKDRWDPPRLIADISAAVTDVIAEHVAWFGADGRAASAGGTR; via the coding sequence ATGACCCGAGCCGCCCGAGAAGGCGGCTGGGCCGTCCCGGCCGTCAACGTCTTCGACGAGATCAGCATGCGCGCCGTCCTGGCCGCGGCCGAGCGCACCTCGTCTCCCCTCATCGTCCAGATCTCGACCAAGACCGTCCGCACCGCCGGTTGCGCGTTCATCACCGACCTCTTCGCCGCCCTCGCGCGCGACGTGACGGTGCCGGTGGCGCTGCACCTCGACCACTGCCCCGACCGGGCGGTCCTCACCGAGGTCATCGGCGCCGGCTGGTCCTCGGTGCTCTTCGACGCCTCCGACCGCGACCTCGACGACGCCGTGCGCGAGACGCACGAGGTCACCGCCGAGGCGCACGCTGCCGGGGTGGACGTCGAGTCAGAGATCGAGAACATCCTCGGCGTCGAGGACGGCGTCGGCAGTGACGAGTCGCAGCACGCCTACTCGGTCGAGCAGCTCGCCGAGATCGCGGAGAGCACCGGCAGCGACCTGCTCGCCCCGCAGCTCGGCACGAGCCACGGGCTCTACAAGGCGCATCCGCAGCTGCTGCCCGAGCGCGCGGCCGAGCTGGCCGCGCTGACCGACCGGCCGATCGTGCTGCACGGCGGGACCGGCCTCTCGGAGGCGGACTTCCGGTCGTTCATCGACGCGGGGGTCTCGAAGATCAACATCTCCACGGCGGTCAAGCACGCCTACATGCAGGCCTCACTGGCGCACCTCGAGATGGCCCGCGCGAAGGACCGCTGGGACCCGCCCCGGCTGATCGCCGACATCTCCGCAGCGGTGACCGACGTCATCGCCGAGCACGTGGCCTGGTTCGGGGCCGACGGCAGGGCCGCCTCCGCCGGGGGCACCCGGTGA
- a CDS encoding site-specific DNA-methyltransferase gives MPVDWTRASSSLVVHGDNLDATSTLPDGAFTVVYLDPPFNTGRPQTRRSTTSVRSVPASVTAVTGFKGLGYERIRGDLMRYDDRFDDYWSFLEPRLAEAWRLLADDGTLYLHLDYREAHYAKVLLDALFGRDSFLNEIIWAYDYGAKSRNRWPTKHDTILVYVKSPKGYFFDSETVDREPYMAPGLVTPEKVARGKLPTDVWWHTIVSPTGREKTGYPTQKPEGVLRRMVQASSREGDWVLDFFAGSGTLGAVASALGRRYVLVDSNEEAVAVMRRRLPDATFVVADPPRASTAS, from the coding sequence ATGCCCGTCGACTGGACCCGCGCCTCCTCGAGTCTCGTGGTCCACGGCGACAACCTCGACGCGACCTCGACGCTGCCCGACGGGGCGTTCACGGTCGTCTACCTCGACCCGCCGTTCAACACGGGCCGGCCACAGACCCGTCGCTCGACGACGTCGGTGCGCAGCGTGCCCGCGTCCGTGACCGCCGTGACCGGCTTCAAGGGCCTCGGCTACGAGCGCATCCGCGGCGACCTGATGCGCTACGACGACCGGTTCGACGACTACTGGTCGTTCCTCGAGCCGCGGCTGGCCGAGGCGTGGCGGCTGCTCGCCGACGACGGCACGCTCTACCTGCACCTCGACTACCGCGAGGCGCACTACGCGAAGGTGCTGCTGGACGCGCTCTTCGGCCGTGACTCGTTCCTCAACGAGATCATCTGGGCCTACGACTACGGCGCCAAGAGCCGCAACCGGTGGCCGACGAAGCACGACACGATCCTCGTCTACGTGAAGAGCCCGAAGGGGTACTTCTTCGACTCGGAGACGGTCGACCGGGAGCCGTACATGGCGCCCGGCCTGGTCACGCCCGAGAAGGTCGCGCGCGGCAAGCTGCCGACCGACGTCTGGTGGCACACGATCGTGTCGCCGACGGGGCGCGAGAAGACCGGCTACCCGACGCAGAAGCCAGAGGGGGTGCTGCGGCGCATGGTGCAGGCCTCGTCGCGGGAGGGCGACTGGGTGCTCGACTTCTTCGCCGGCAGCGGCACGCTCGGCGCGGTCGCGTCGGCGTTGGGCCGCCGCTACGTCCTGGTCGACAGCAACGAGGAGGCGGTGGCCGTCATGCGCAGACGCCTCCCGGACGCGACGTTCGTCGTGGCCGACCCGCCCCGGGCCTCGACAGCCAGCTAG
- a CDS encoding GntR family transcriptional regulator, which translates to MSDVVDRDSLVPLYQQLEEIFRARIASGEWAPSQRIPSENELNRLFGLSRMTVRGVLTKLTADGLLVRVQGKGTYVAPDKITAVSPAYQGIREQLEVLGYDISTELVSLVCEPAPTRVRERLRLPPGALVFAIVRLRSVDGQPLSVHRSFVPADLAPTLDRLDVVGEQLCVVLESAFDLAMHDVAESLEAVAVTSTDAELLHLQPRDPVLQLTDVISDAEGGAFEYSTIVFRGDRMRLSFDYSKR; encoded by the coding sequence GTGTCCGACGTCGTCGACCGGGACTCGCTCGTCCCCCTCTACCAGCAGCTCGAGGAGATCTTCCGCGCGCGAATCGCGAGCGGCGAGTGGGCCCCGAGCCAGCGCATCCCGTCCGAGAACGAGCTCAACCGGCTGTTCGGCCTCAGCCGGATGACGGTCAGGGGGGTCCTCACGAAGCTCACCGCCGACGGGCTGCTGGTGCGGGTCCAAGGCAAGGGCACCTACGTCGCCCCGGACAAGATCACGGCCGTCTCGCCGGCGTACCAGGGCATCCGCGAGCAGCTCGAGGTGCTCGGCTACGACATCTCGACCGAGCTCGTCTCGCTGGTCTGCGAGCCGGCGCCGACGCGCGTCCGCGAGCGGCTGAGGCTGCCGCCGGGCGCCCTCGTCTTCGCGATCGTCCGGCTGCGCTCCGTCGACGGGCAGCCGCTGAGCGTCCACCGCTCGTTCGTTCCCGCCGACCTCGCGCCGACCCTCGACCGGCTCGACGTCGTGGGCGAGCAGCTCTGCGTCGTGCTCGAGTCGGCGTTCGACCTGGCCATGCACGACGTCGCCGAGTCGCTCGAGGCGGTGGCCGTGACCTCGACCGATGCCGAGCTGCTGCACCTGCAGCCGCGCGACCCGGTCCTGCAGCTGACCGACGTCATCTCGGACGCCGAGGGCGGCGCCTTCGAGTACTCGACGATCGTGTTCCGGGGCGACCGGATGCGGCTCTCGTTCGACTACAGCAAGCGCTGA
- a CDS encoding response regulator transcription factor: MRVLVVEDQPTLAEGLRVGLEAEGMAVDVAGNGTDALWRTREGSYDVVVLDIMLPGMSGYAVCRAMREGGDWTPVIMLTAKDGEWDQVEALDTGADDYLTKPFSFAVLLARLRALVRRGARERPVVLEAGDLRLDPASRDVRRGDEQIELTSREFAVLEFLMRRAGSVVTKREVLDGVWNDDFEGDPNIVEVYVRHLRNKVDRPFGRESIVTLRGAGYRLEARGG; this comes from the coding sequence GTGCGCGTGCTCGTCGTCGAGGACCAGCCGACCCTGGCCGAGGGGCTCCGCGTCGGGCTCGAGGCCGAGGGCATGGCCGTCGACGTGGCCGGCAACGGCACCGACGCTCTCTGGCGCACCCGCGAGGGCAGCTACGACGTGGTCGTCCTCGACATCATGCTGCCCGGCATGAGCGGCTACGCCGTCTGCCGGGCGATGCGCGAAGGAGGCGACTGGACGCCGGTCATCATGCTCACGGCCAAGGACGGCGAGTGGGACCAGGTCGAGGCCCTCGACACCGGTGCCGACGACTACCTCACGAAGCCGTTCTCGTTCGCGGTGCTGCTGGCGCGCCTCCGTGCGCTCGTCCGCCGCGGGGCCCGGGAGCGGCCGGTCGTGCTCGAGGCGGGCGACCTCAGGCTCGACCCGGCGTCGCGCGACGTCCGGCGCGGCGACGAGCAGATCGAGCTGACGAGCCGCGAGTTCGCCGTGCTCGAGTTCCTGATGCGGCGGGCGGGCAGCGTCGTCACGAAGCGCGAGGTGCTCGACGGCGTCTGGAACGACGACTTCGAGGGCGACCCCAACATCGTCGAGGTGTACGTCCGGCACCTCCGCAACAAGGTCGACCGGCCGTTCGGCCGGGAGTCGATCGTCACCCTGCGCGGTGCCGGCTACCGGCTGGAGGCGCGGGGTGGCTGA
- a CDS encoding SDR family NAD(P)-dependent oxidoreductase codes for MGKFSGKTAIVTGGGSGIGAEVSRQLAAEGASVVVTDINLDAAKSIVDEITSAGGTAAAFEQNTAKWEQSEAAVEFAKATYGALHLAVNNAGIGAAPQTIGDYDIAAWDRVRSVDLDGVFYGLKFQLPAMVEAGGGAVVNMASVLGSVGIAKNAAYVTSKHALIGLTKVAALEYTAQGVRTNAVGPGFIDTPLVRSSMSTDELHALEGQHASGRLGTDSEVAALVLFLLSPEASFISGSYHLVDGGYSAH; via the coding sequence ATGGGCAAGTTCAGCGGCAAGACGGCGATCGTCACGGGCGGCGGGAGCGGCATCGGCGCCGAAGTCTCGCGCCAGCTCGCGGCGGAGGGCGCGTCGGTCGTGGTGACCGACATCAACCTCGACGCGGCGAAGTCGATCGTCGACGAGATCACCTCGGCCGGCGGCACCGCCGCCGCGTTCGAGCAGAACACCGCGAAGTGGGAGCAGTCGGAGGCGGCCGTCGAGTTCGCCAAGGCGACCTACGGAGCCCTGCACCTCGCCGTCAACAACGCCGGCATCGGCGCCGCGCCGCAGACCATCGGCGACTACGACATCGCCGCCTGGGACAGGGTCCGCTCGGTCGACCTCGACGGCGTCTTCTACGGCCTGAAGTTCCAGCTGCCCGCGATGGTGGAGGCCGGCGGCGGAGCCGTCGTCAACATGGCCTCGGTGCTCGGCTCGGTCGGCATCGCGAAGAACGCGGCCTACGTCACGTCGAAGCACGCCCTGATCGGCCTGACCAAGGTCGCGGCGCTCGAGTACACCGCGCAGGGCGTCCGCACCAACGCCGTCGGGCCCGGCTTCATCGACACGCCGCTCGTCCGCTCGTCGATGTCGACGGACGAGCTGCATGCCCTCGAGGGCCAGCACGCGTCGGGCCGCCTCGGCACCGACTCGGAGGTCGCGGCGCTCGTGCTGTTCCTCCTCAGCCCCGAGGCCTCGTTCATCTCGGGCAGCTACCACCTCGTCGACGGCGGCTACTCGGCCCACTAG
- a CDS encoding MFS transporter, translating to MSAMFRSLGLYNYRLWFGGALVSNTGTWMQATAQDWLVLTHLTDHDATAVGITMALQFAPPILLVPVTGLIADRFDRRRMLMLTQGTMALLGLALGLLVLTDVAQLWMVWVFALLLGTVNAIDAPIRQSFVSELVPPGHLSNAVSLNSASFNGARLLGPAVAGVLIASVGTGWVFLINAASFAAVLLSLRFIRVSQLEHKPPVSRAKGQIREGFRYVKERPDLLVVFTMIFVIGTFGLNFPIFTSTMASVEFGVDASGFGLLSSCIAVGSLTGALLSARRERPRMRVLVLAAASFGVTCTVAALMPSYWTFAAVLVAVGLSSITLMTTANSTVQLSTAPEMRGRVMALYMAIFTGGTPLGAPIVGWVADTAGPRWAIGVGAAAGFVAAGIAVVWLVRRQHLRVRRVAPVAAAADAGVVRRIAPRLVPHFTVEHDGDGGRPARERRDEAAAVLAADEVAARTS from the coding sequence GTGAGCGCCATGTTCCGCTCGCTCGGCCTCTACAACTACCGGCTCTGGTTCGGCGGCGCGCTCGTCTCGAACACGGGCACGTGGATGCAGGCCACCGCGCAGGACTGGCTGGTGCTCACCCACCTCACCGACCACGACGCGACCGCCGTCGGCATCACGATGGCGCTGCAGTTCGCGCCGCCGATCCTGCTCGTGCCCGTCACGGGCCTCATCGCCGACCGGTTCGACCGCCGCCGCATGCTCATGCTCACGCAGGGCACGATGGCGCTGCTCGGCCTGGCCCTCGGCCTGCTGGTGCTCACCGACGTCGCGCAGCTCTGGATGGTCTGGGTCTTCGCCCTGCTGCTCGGCACGGTGAACGCGATCGACGCGCCGATCCGACAGAGCTTCGTCTCCGAGCTCGTCCCCCCTGGGCACCTCTCGAACGCCGTCTCGCTGAACTCGGCCTCGTTCAACGGCGCGCGCCTCCTCGGCCCGGCCGTCGCCGGCGTGCTGATCGCGAGCGTCGGCACCGGCTGGGTGTTCCTGATCAACGCGGCGTCGTTCGCCGCGGTGCTGCTCTCGCTGCGGTTCATCAGGGTGTCGCAGCTCGAGCACAAGCCGCCGGTCTCGCGGGCGAAGGGCCAGATCCGCGAGGGGTTCCGGTACGTGAAGGAGCGCCCCGACCTGCTCGTCGTGTTCACGATGATCTTCGTGATCGGCACCTTCGGCCTCAACTTCCCGATCTTCACCTCGACGATGGCGAGCGTCGAGTTCGGCGTCGACGCGAGCGGGTTCGGCCTGCTGTCGTCGTGCATCGCCGTGGGGTCGCTGACCGGTGCACTGCTCTCGGCGCGACGGGAGCGCCCGCGGATGCGGGTGCTGGTGCTGGCCGCCGCCTCCTTCGGGGTGACCTGCACGGTCGCCGCGCTGATGCCCAGCTACTGGACGTTCGCCGCCGTGCTCGTCGCCGTCGGGCTGTCGTCGATCACGCTGATGACCACCGCCAACAGCACGGTGCAGCTGTCGACCGCCCCCGAGATGCGCGGCCGCGTGATGGCGCTGTACATGGCGATCTTCACGGGCGGCACGCCGCTCGGCGCCCCGATCGTGGGCTGGGTGGCCGACACGGCCGGGCCCCGCTGGGCCATCGGCGTGGGCGCCGCGGCTGGCTTCGTCGCCGCCGGGATCGCCGTCGTGTGGCTCGTGCGACGCCAGCACCTGCGGGTGCGCCGCGTGGCGCCGGTCGCCGCGGCTGCGGACGCCGGCGTCGTGCGACGGATCGCGCCGCGGCTCGTGCCGCACTTCACCGTCGAGCACGACGGCGACGGGGGCCGGCCCGCGCGCGAGCGCCGGGACGAGGCGGCCGCGGTGCTCGCCGCCGACGAGGTCGCCGCGCGCACGTCGTGA
- a CDS encoding biotin/lipoate A/B protein ligase family protein: MHGEYKVPGGKLVVVDLEVREGRIAEFRLAGDFFLEPDTALDAIDRAVNGLPVESDAATIAAAIKTGLPDDAVLLGFSPDAVATAIRRSLSKATDWRDHDWQIIHDAPVSPNMHLALDQVLTEEVGAGRRQPTLRFWEWDQPAVVIGSFQSLRNEVDLDAAAEHGFEVVRRISGGGAMFMDAQSIVTYSLYAPGELVQGMSFADSYAYLDEWVITALKSLGIDAFYQPLNDITSAKGKIGGAAQKRLGNGALLHHATMSYDMDGEKMVKVLRIGREKMSDKGTTSAAKRVDPLRSQTGLARAEIIERMKQTFTGLYGAEVGHVTDDELEKAEQLVTTKFATPEWLRRVP; the protein is encoded by the coding sequence ATGCACGGTGAGTACAAGGTCCCTGGCGGCAAGCTCGTGGTGGTCGACCTGGAGGTGCGCGAGGGCCGCATCGCCGAGTTCCGGCTCGCGGGCGACTTCTTCCTCGAGCCCGACACGGCGCTCGACGCCATCGACCGTGCGGTGAACGGCCTGCCGGTCGAGTCCGACGCGGCGACGATCGCTGCCGCGATCAAGACGGGCCTCCCCGACGACGCAGTCCTGCTGGGCTTCTCGCCCGACGCGGTCGCCACGGCGATCCGCCGCAGCCTGTCGAAGGCGACCGACTGGCGCGACCACGACTGGCAGATCATCCACGACGCGCCCGTCTCGCCGAACATGCACCTCGCTCTCGACCAGGTCCTGACCGAGGAGGTGGGGGCCGGCCGCCGCCAGCCCACCCTGCGCTTCTGGGAGTGGGACCAGCCCGCCGTCGTCATCGGCAGCTTCCAGTCGCTCCGCAACGAGGTCGACCTCGACGCGGCCGCCGAGCACGGCTTCGAGGTCGTGCGGCGCATCAGCGGCGGCGGCGCCATGTTCATGGACGCGCAGTCGATCGTCACCTACTCGCTCTACGCGCCGGGCGAGCTCGTGCAGGGCATGAGCTTCGCCGACAGCTACGCGTACCTCGACGAGTGGGTCATCACGGCCCTCAAGTCGCTCGGGATCGACGCGTTCTACCAGCCGCTCAACGACATCACGAGCGCCAAGGGCAAGATCGGCGGGGCCGCCCAGAAGCGCCTCGGCAACGGGGCCCTGCTGCACCACGCCACGATGTCGTACGACATGGACGGCGAGAAGATGGTGAAGGTGCTCCGCATCGGCCGCGAGAAGATGAGCGACAAGGGCACGACCAGCGCCGCCAAGCGCGTCGACCCGCTGCGCAGCCAGACGGGCCTGGCGCGCGCCGAGATCATCGAGCGCATGAAGCAGACCTTCACCGGCCTCTACGGCGCCGAGGTCGGGCACGTCACCGACGACGAGCTCGAGAAGGCCGAGCAGCTCGTCACGACCAAGTTCGCGACGCCGGAGTGGCTCCGCCGCGTCCCCTGA
- a CDS encoding HAMP domain-containing sensor histidine kinase, with protein MADGAGRVGRRGRRGPGGRRGPGGRRGSLRLRITAAAVLAVALTLGAFALVFALVQQAVLADAPRSAASADVDRAVAALAGGSSPAVAVSGDADGALVAVFDSAGQLVATGGDDDLAGYARQLAGAASGSRVSLDGDDFVVETDGAESVSTTTSTPSPSSSPSPSPSAEPAPSESSTGDDDDALDEDDAAEAARDAADDAREAADEASAAAADADASSQNDDDLDVQTVTTRWDVVAARSLDEAQAASSASLLTLGVAVPVALLVLGVTTWFVVGRALRPVESMRREVADVTAANLSHRLADPGGGDEISRLASTLNGMLDRLDASATAQRRFVGDASHELKTPLATIRQHAEVALLHPESIDGRALAGTVLGEEARLTSLVQGLLVLARADEGALGVARRPVDLDDLVLTEAARLRSGAGSGAGASGGPGEGAGARAGVSVDATAVGPARVRGDEGLLGQVVRNLVVNASRHARSTVAVGLVDTAEGRAVLTVDDDGAGVAPEDRARIFERFVRLDEARDRDGGGSGLGLAIVAEIVRVHGGAVQVETSPLGGARFVVDLPADPA; from the coding sequence GTGGCTGACGGGGCGGGTCGCGTCGGCCGCCGTGGCCGTCGCGGTCCTGGTGGCCGTCGCGGTCCTGGCGGTCGCCGCGGCTCGCTGCGCCTGCGCATCACCGCGGCCGCCGTGCTCGCCGTCGCGCTCACGCTCGGCGCGTTCGCGCTCGTCTTCGCTCTGGTGCAGCAGGCGGTGCTCGCGGACGCCCCGCGCTCGGCCGCGTCCGCCGACGTCGACCGTGCCGTGGCCGCGCTCGCGGGCGGGTCGAGCCCGGCCGTCGCCGTCTCCGGCGACGCGGACGGAGCCCTGGTAGCCGTCTTCGACTCCGCGGGGCAGCTCGTCGCGACGGGCGGCGACGACGACCTCGCCGGGTACGCGCGACAGCTCGCGGGGGCCGCCTCGGGCAGCCGGGTCTCGCTCGACGGGGACGACTTCGTCGTCGAGACCGACGGTGCGGAGTCGGTGAGCACGACCACGTCGACTCCCTCGCCGTCGTCGAGCCCGAGCCCGAGCCCGTCGGCCGAGCCCGCGCCGTCGGAGTCCTCGACCGGCGACGACGACGACGCGCTCGACGAGGACGACGCCGCCGAGGCGGCCCGCGACGCTGCCGACGACGCCCGCGAGGCCGCCGACGAGGCGAGCGCCGCCGCTGCCGACGCCGACGCCTCCTCCCAGAACGACGACGACCTCGACGTCCAGACCGTCACGACACGGTGGGACGTCGTGGCCGCGCGCTCCCTCGACGAGGCGCAGGCCGCCTCCTCGGCCAGCCTGCTCACGCTCGGCGTGGCCGTCCCCGTGGCGCTGCTCGTGTTGGGCGTGACGACCTGGTTCGTGGTCGGGCGGGCGCTGCGCCCGGTCGAGTCGATGCGTCGCGAGGTCGCCGACGTGACGGCGGCGAACCTGTCGCACCGCCTGGCCGACCCGGGTGGGGGAGACGAGATCTCGCGGCTCGCCTCGACCCTGAACGGCATGCTCGACCGGCTCGACGCCTCCGCGACGGCGCAGCGGCGCTTCGTCGGCGACGCCTCGCACGAGCTCAAGACGCCGCTCGCGACGATCCGACAGCACGCGGAGGTGGCCCTGCTGCACCCCGAGAGCATCGACGGACGCGCGCTCGCCGGCACCGTGCTCGGCGAGGAGGCGCGTCTCACCTCCCTGGTGCAGGGCCTGCTGGTCCTGGCGCGAGCCGACGAGGGCGCGCTCGGCGTCGCTCGCCGGCCCGTCGACCTCGACGACCTCGTCCTGACGGAGGCGGCGCGGCTGCGATCGGGCGCGGGTTCGGGTGCCGGTGCGAGTGGGGGCCCGGGCGAAGGCGCCGGCGCCCGCGCGGGCGTCTCCGTCGACGCGACTGCGGTCGGCCCGGCGCGAGTGCGCGGCGACGAGGGACTGCTCGGCCAGGTCGTCCGCAACCTCGTGGTGAACGCGTCCCGGCACGCCCGCTCGACCGTGGCCGTCGGGCTCGTCGACACCGCCGAGGGGCGCGCCGTGCTGACCGTCGACGACGACGGCGCCGGAGTCGCGCCGGAGGACCGCGCGCGCATCTTCGAGCGCTTCGTCCGGCTCGACGAGGCCCGCGACCGCGACGGGGGCGGCAGCGGCCTCGGGCTCGCCATCGTCGCCGAGATCGTCCGCGTGCACGGAGGCGCGGTGCAGGTCGAGACGTCGCCGCTCGGTGGTGCGCGCTTCGTCGTCGACCTGCCCGCCGACCCGGCCTGA